In Rutidosis leptorrhynchoides isolate AG116_Rl617_1_P2 chromosome 2, CSIRO_AGI_Rlap_v1, whole genome shotgun sequence, one genomic interval encodes:
- the LOC139893155 gene encoding probable receptor-like protein kinase At5g59700 isoform X2 codes for MFIWVMSTMCLMKCSFQFDPKDNYLVNCGSPKNTSVNGRVFLSDTSNYNFISNPQQESVITAANSSPISSPYASVLYTTARIFNTPSNYTFSVNQQGRHFVRLYFFPFVLGDKTRNLSTAKFSVSAHGFTLLKDFQPDINPTVKEYSLNITLNKLVITFTPSANSFAYINALEVVSHPDDLIPATAQAVEPPKTHHSLTAQALETVDRVNMGNQTVLPENDTLWRFWNSDGSFIKQNNYVQFASNTSAVKYTENGPTRDIAPLSVYGTVTRIDTDTNPELLLNNTWSFNVDPGFSYLVRFHFCDIITRPVSPLILSIYLNSMSVEKDFNLGERMSNIWGTPYFLDAVTKVSSNRILNVSIGTSIRYGNYPESILNGLEIMKISNSKGSLYELDAGTKSLTSKSKVKVWAVAAAVCGALLGLVVLGCVLFFIRRRRNKRKLSQDYLSNNGNKNKNQDESTIFSRSKIGYRFPLIAIQEATDKFSESLVIGVGGFGKVYKGKLSDGTIVAVKRGAPQSHQGLREFQTEIEMLSQFRHRHLVSLIGYCDERDEMIIIYEYMENGTLKNHLYGSDLPKFNWRQRVEICIGSARGLHYLHTSSAKAIIHRDVKSANILLDENFMAKVADFGLSKNGPEFDQTHVSTAVKGSFGYLDPEYMTRQQLTEKSDVYSFGVVMFEILCGSPVIDPSRPRGMVNLVEWVNESQKKGELEKIIDPFLVGKISMESLKTFVDIANKCIAENGIDRPTMGNVLFYLGRALELEVKTHRTNDEFASIHVESGVSSALFREGSVGDLVGVSMSRVFSNLVKGEEPANR; via the coding sequence ATGTTCATATGGGTCATGTCCAccatgtgtttgatgaaatgctccTTCCAGTTTGACCCTAAAGATAACTATCTTGTAAACTGTGGATCACCCAAAAATACTTCAGTAAATGGTAGGGTTTTTTTATCTGATACATCCAATTATAATTTCATTTCAAACCCACAACAAGAATCTGTAATAACTGCTGCAAATTCATCACCAATTTCATCACCTTATGCATCTGTGTTATACACTACTGCTAGAATATTCAATACACCATCCAATTATACTTTTTCAGTTAATCAACAAGGGCGCCATTTCGTTCGATTGTATTTCTTTCCATTCGTGTTAGGTGATAAAACTCGAAACTTAAGTACTGCTAAATTTTCAGTATCTGCACATGGTTTTACCCTCTTGAAAGATTTTCAGCCTGATATAAACCCTACTGTTAAAGAGTACTCTTTGAACATTACTTTAAATAAATTAGTCATCACTTTTACTCCTTCTGCTAATTCGTTTGCTTATATAAACGCGTTAGAAGTTGTGTCTCACCCTGATGACCTCATCCCTGCAACTGCCCAAGCCGTCGAGCCTCCAAAAACGCACCACAGTTTAACAGCACAAGCGTTAGAGACGGTTGATAGGGTCAATATGGGTAACCAAACGGTTTTACCCGAAAATGATACCTTGTGGCGATTTTGGAATTCGGACGGGTCGTTTATTAAACAAAACAATTATGTTCAGTTTGCTTCAAATACAAGTGCTGTGAAATATACAGAAAATGGTCCGACCCGTGATATCGCTCCGTTATCTGTTTACGGAACTGTTACTAGAATAGATACCGATACAAACCCTGAATTACTGTTGAATAATACTTGGTCGTTCAATGTTGACCCGGGGTTTTCTTACTTGGTTCGTTTTCATTTTTGTGATATTATTACACGTCCCGTTTCACCATTAATTTTAAGTATTTATCTAAATTCTATGTCGGTTGAAAAGGATTTTAATCTAGGTGAAAGGATGTCGAACATTTGGGGCACTCCTTACTTTTTAGATGCTGTTACTAAAGTAAGCAGCAATAGGATATTAAACGTAAGTATAGGCACTAGCATTAGATACGGAAACTACCCCGAAAGCATACTAAACGGGCTCGAGATCATGAAAATAAGCAATTCTAAAGGAAGTCTTTATGAACTCGACGCGGGAACTAAATCTTTGACttcaaagtcaaaggtcaaagtttgGGCTGTAGCTGCTGCGGTCTGTGGAGCGTTGTTAGGGCTCGTAGTTTTGGGTTGTGTCTTGTTTtttataagaagaagaagaaacaaaagaaaGTTATCACAAGATTACTTAAGCAACAATGGTAATAAGAATAAGAATCAAGATGAAAGTACTATTTTTTCAAGATCAAAGATTGGATATCGGTTTCCTTTAATCGCAATTCAAGAAGCTACTGATAAATTTAGTGAGAGTTTGGTAATCGGCGTTGGCGGTTTTGGGAAAGTTTACAAAGGAAAGTTATCTGATGGTACGATAGTGGCGGTGAAACGAGGTGCACCTCAATCTCATCAAGGGTTACGCGAATTTCAAACGGAAATTGAAATGTTATCCCAATTCCGTCACCGCCATTTGGTATCTTTAATAGGGTATTGTGATGAACGGGATGAGATGATAATTATATACGAGTACATGGAAAATGGGACCTTGAAAAACCATCTTTATGGGTCGGATCTTCCTAAATTCAATTGGAGGCAACGGGTCGAGATTTGCATTGGGTCAGCACGAGGACTTCATTATCTTCATACGAGTTCTGCAAAAGCAATTATTCATCGAGATGTTAAATCTGCAAATATATTGTTAGACGAGAATTTTATGGCTAAAGTTGCAGACTTTGGGCTTTCGAAAAACGGGCCAGAGTTTGATCAGACTCATGTTAGTACTGCAGTTAAAGGTAGTTTCGGTTATCTTGACCCTGAATACATGACTAGACAACAATTAACAGAAAAATCAGACGTTTACTCTTTCGGTGTTGTAATGTTTGAGATCCTTTGTGGTAGTCCCGTTATTGACCCATCTCGTCCACGGGGAATGGTCAATTTAGTCGAATGGGTCAATGAGTCGCAGAAAAAAGGCGAACTTGAGAAAATCATCGACCCGTTCCTTGTGGGAAAAATTAGTATGGAGTCTTTAAAGACATTTGTGGATATTGCTAATAAATGTATAGCGGAAAATGGTATCGATAGGCCTACAATGGGAAATGTTTTATTTTATCTCGGTCGTGCGCTTGAACTTGAAGTTAAAACGCATCGAACGAATGATGAGTTTGCAAGTATTCATGTTGAGAGTGGTGTTAGTAGTGCATTGTTTAGAGAAGGAAGTGTTGGTGATCTTGTTGGTGTTTCAATGAGTAGAGTTTTTTCAAATTTGGTTAAAGGTGAAGAACCTGCAAATAGGTGA
- the LOC139893155 gene encoding probable receptor-like protein kinase At5g59700 isoform X1, with protein MASDTYRLMFIWVMSTMCLMKCSFQFDPKDNYLVNCGSPKNTSVNGRVFLSDTSNYNFISNPQQESVITAANSSPISSPYASVLYTTARIFNTPSNYTFSVNQQGRHFVRLYFFPFVLGDKTRNLSTAKFSVSAHGFTLLKDFQPDINPTVKEYSLNITLNKLVITFTPSANSFAYINALEVVSHPDDLIPATAQAVEPPKTHHSLTAQALETVDRVNMGNQTVLPENDTLWRFWNSDGSFIKQNNYVQFASNTSAVKYTENGPTRDIAPLSVYGTVTRIDTDTNPELLLNNTWSFNVDPGFSYLVRFHFCDIITRPVSPLILSIYLNSMSVEKDFNLGERMSNIWGTPYFLDAVTKVSSNRILNVSIGTSIRYGNYPESILNGLEIMKISNSKGSLYELDAGTKSLTSKSKVKVWAVAAAVCGALLGLVVLGCVLFFIRRRRNKRKLSQDYLSNNGNKNKNQDESTIFSRSKIGYRFPLIAIQEATDKFSESLVIGVGGFGKVYKGKLSDGTIVAVKRGAPQSHQGLREFQTEIEMLSQFRHRHLVSLIGYCDERDEMIIIYEYMENGTLKNHLYGSDLPKFNWRQRVEICIGSARGLHYLHTSSAKAIIHRDVKSANILLDENFMAKVADFGLSKNGPEFDQTHVSTAVKGSFGYLDPEYMTRQQLTEKSDVYSFGVVMFEILCGSPVIDPSRPRGMVNLVEWVNESQKKGELEKIIDPFLVGKISMESLKTFVDIANKCIAENGIDRPTMGNVLFYLGRALELEVKTHRTNDEFASIHVESGVSSALFREGSVGDLVGVSMSRVFSNLVKGEEPANR; from the coding sequence ATGGCATCCGATACATATAGATTGATGTTCATATGGGTCATGTCCAccatgtgtttgatgaaatgctccTTCCAGTTTGACCCTAAAGATAACTATCTTGTAAACTGTGGATCACCCAAAAATACTTCAGTAAATGGTAGGGTTTTTTTATCTGATACATCCAATTATAATTTCATTTCAAACCCACAACAAGAATCTGTAATAACTGCTGCAAATTCATCACCAATTTCATCACCTTATGCATCTGTGTTATACACTACTGCTAGAATATTCAATACACCATCCAATTATACTTTTTCAGTTAATCAACAAGGGCGCCATTTCGTTCGATTGTATTTCTTTCCATTCGTGTTAGGTGATAAAACTCGAAACTTAAGTACTGCTAAATTTTCAGTATCTGCACATGGTTTTACCCTCTTGAAAGATTTTCAGCCTGATATAAACCCTACTGTTAAAGAGTACTCTTTGAACATTACTTTAAATAAATTAGTCATCACTTTTACTCCTTCTGCTAATTCGTTTGCTTATATAAACGCGTTAGAAGTTGTGTCTCACCCTGATGACCTCATCCCTGCAACTGCCCAAGCCGTCGAGCCTCCAAAAACGCACCACAGTTTAACAGCACAAGCGTTAGAGACGGTTGATAGGGTCAATATGGGTAACCAAACGGTTTTACCCGAAAATGATACCTTGTGGCGATTTTGGAATTCGGACGGGTCGTTTATTAAACAAAACAATTATGTTCAGTTTGCTTCAAATACAAGTGCTGTGAAATATACAGAAAATGGTCCGACCCGTGATATCGCTCCGTTATCTGTTTACGGAACTGTTACTAGAATAGATACCGATACAAACCCTGAATTACTGTTGAATAATACTTGGTCGTTCAATGTTGACCCGGGGTTTTCTTACTTGGTTCGTTTTCATTTTTGTGATATTATTACACGTCCCGTTTCACCATTAATTTTAAGTATTTATCTAAATTCTATGTCGGTTGAAAAGGATTTTAATCTAGGTGAAAGGATGTCGAACATTTGGGGCACTCCTTACTTTTTAGATGCTGTTACTAAAGTAAGCAGCAATAGGATATTAAACGTAAGTATAGGCACTAGCATTAGATACGGAAACTACCCCGAAAGCATACTAAACGGGCTCGAGATCATGAAAATAAGCAATTCTAAAGGAAGTCTTTATGAACTCGACGCGGGAACTAAATCTTTGACttcaaagtcaaaggtcaaagtttgGGCTGTAGCTGCTGCGGTCTGTGGAGCGTTGTTAGGGCTCGTAGTTTTGGGTTGTGTCTTGTTTtttataagaagaagaagaaacaaaagaaaGTTATCACAAGATTACTTAAGCAACAATGGTAATAAGAATAAGAATCAAGATGAAAGTACTATTTTTTCAAGATCAAAGATTGGATATCGGTTTCCTTTAATCGCAATTCAAGAAGCTACTGATAAATTTAGTGAGAGTTTGGTAATCGGCGTTGGCGGTTTTGGGAAAGTTTACAAAGGAAAGTTATCTGATGGTACGATAGTGGCGGTGAAACGAGGTGCACCTCAATCTCATCAAGGGTTACGCGAATTTCAAACGGAAATTGAAATGTTATCCCAATTCCGTCACCGCCATTTGGTATCTTTAATAGGGTATTGTGATGAACGGGATGAGATGATAATTATATACGAGTACATGGAAAATGGGACCTTGAAAAACCATCTTTATGGGTCGGATCTTCCTAAATTCAATTGGAGGCAACGGGTCGAGATTTGCATTGGGTCAGCACGAGGACTTCATTATCTTCATACGAGTTCTGCAAAAGCAATTATTCATCGAGATGTTAAATCTGCAAATATATTGTTAGACGAGAATTTTATGGCTAAAGTTGCAGACTTTGGGCTTTCGAAAAACGGGCCAGAGTTTGATCAGACTCATGTTAGTACTGCAGTTAAAGGTAGTTTCGGTTATCTTGACCCTGAATACATGACTAGACAACAATTAACAGAAAAATCAGACGTTTACTCTTTCGGTGTTGTAATGTTTGAGATCCTTTGTGGTAGTCCCGTTATTGACCCATCTCGTCCACGGGGAATGGTCAATTTAGTCGAATGGGTCAATGAGTCGCAGAAAAAAGGCGAACTTGAGAAAATCATCGACCCGTTCCTTGTGGGAAAAATTAGTATGGAGTCTTTAAAGACATTTGTGGATATTGCTAATAAATGTATAGCGGAAAATGGTATCGATAGGCCTACAATGGGAAATGTTTTATTTTATCTCGGTCGTGCGCTTGAACTTGAAGTTAAAACGCATCGAACGAATGATGAGTTTGCAAGTATTCATGTTGAGAGTGGTGTTAGTAGTGCATTGTTTAGAGAAGGAAGTGTTGGTGATCTTGTTGGTGTTTCAATGAGTAGAGTTTTTTCAAATTTGGTTAAAGGTGAAGAACCTGCAAATAGGTGA